The following proteins are encoded in a genomic region of Kosakonia oryzae:
- a CDS encoding TetR/AcrR family transcriptional regulator has translation MNRHDLILHAARTCMIEKGFHNASIKNIAACANVSTGLIYRYFENKESIIEALVRDIVNNMKSHLDDKPARDENQPLDIFQRSDFFADLQDNIFMLMDIASAATRNTRYKKLVAEAHNALQDDIVRREKQQHPAMNESIFRTRHYVTTLLLDGVIVQCGRKGYVVDDELRQMINAIVNKLLHAK, from the coding sequence ATGAATCGTCACGATCTTATACTCCACGCCGCCAGAACCTGCATGATAGAAAAAGGCTTCCATAATGCCTCCATTAAAAATATCGCGGCCTGCGCTAATGTCAGTACCGGGCTTATCTACCGCTATTTTGAAAATAAGGAAAGCATCATTGAAGCGCTGGTACGCGATATTGTTAATAATATGAAAAGTCACCTCGATGACAAACCCGCGCGTGATGAGAATCAGCCGCTGGATATATTCCAGAGGTCGGATTTTTTTGCTGATTTACAGGATAATATCTTTATGTTGATGGATATCGCCTCCGCTGCGACCCGTAATACGCGCTACAAAAAGCTGGTGGCGGAGGCGCACAACGCCCTGCAGGATGATATTGTCCGGCGCGAAAAGCAGCAACATCCGGCGATGAATGAGTCGATTTTTCGTACCCGCCATTATGTCACCACCCTGCTGCTGGATGGCGTCATTGTGCAGTGCGGCAGAAAAGGTTATGTCGTCGATGACGAATTACGCCAGATGATTAATGCAATTGTAAATAAGCTGCTACACGCGAAATAA
- a CDS encoding TetR/AcrR family transcriptional regulator: protein MNQETNPQRNCTRKQQIIEAAKACFSEHGFHGCSMAELFSRSGYGAGQLYRDFHSKEALINEVVKSVAAEWRAFLFRQLRPDTTLSDLLNIESAFWSGWSQREHALLLESYSEASRNEQVRKILTDEEEQTINYLAGNSEILNGETQQPFSRAQIRLLLTIIDGFICRVVYDQQLNENELVRLNTLIFGNQPNA from the coding sequence ATGAATCAGGAGACGAATCCACAACGCAACTGCACGCGTAAACAGCAGATCATTGAAGCGGCAAAAGCATGTTTCAGCGAGCACGGCTTTCACGGGTGCAGTATGGCTGAGTTGTTCAGCCGCTCAGGTTATGGTGCCGGCCAGCTTTATCGTGATTTTCACAGTAAAGAGGCGCTGATTAATGAGGTGGTGAAAAGTGTCGCCGCCGAATGGCGGGCATTTTTATTTCGCCAGCTACGGCCTGATACGACGCTGAGCGATCTTCTTAATATCGAATCCGCTTTCTGGTCCGGCTGGAGTCAGCGCGAACATGCGTTATTGCTGGAGAGTTATTCGGAAGCATCCAGAAATGAACAGGTGCGAAAAATATTAACTGACGAAGAAGAACAGACCATTAATTATCTGGCCGGAAACAGCGAGATCCTGAATGGCGAAACGCAGCAACCCTTTAGCCGGGCGCAAATTCGTCTGCTGCTGACTATTATCGATGGCTTTATTTGTCGGGTGGTTTACGATCAACAACTCAATGAAAATGAGCTGGTGCGTCTTAATACGCTGATTTTTGGCAATCAGCCGAATGCCTGA
- a CDS encoding efflux transporter outer membrane subunit: MSARLLAACVPFLLAGCISLDPHYDRPTAPVSGQLPAGEAYASLKGTQGNNYRDIDWQQYILDARLRQVVAMALDSSRDLREAVASVKSARAQYGEERSYLFPTINAGLSGTRSRSLSSNGSGNQTALTSSYEGDASTSSFELDLFGKNQSLTREQYETWLGTVEGARSTRLTVLYNTVDYWLTLAADKSNLVIAKETAESARQSMEVTQTQLRHGTASMVDVSSAATTYHSALADVAKYQTSVAQDKNALDLVVGRAVPDNLIPENIDAVANAFKEIPAGISSDVLLNRPDVLEAEHNLKSANASIGAARANFFPSISLTASGGAASSDLSSLFKHGAGVWSFSPSISLPIFTGGYNISQLNYTKAQKEYYVAAYEKSVQTAFQEVADALARRGTINDQLTAQKNNTKASEEYYRLADLRYRNGVDTWLNVLDAQRTLYTARTSLVSVQQEYYNNLITLYKVMGGGTALKEKTAELQQ; the protein is encoded by the coding sequence ATGTCAGCAAGACTTTTGGCAGCATGTGTACCGTTTCTGTTAGCGGGCTGTATTTCGCTGGATCCCCACTATGACAGGCCAACCGCGCCGGTCAGCGGCCAGCTTCCTGCCGGGGAGGCTTATGCCTCTCTGAAAGGCACCCAGGGGAATAACTATCGCGATATCGACTGGCAGCAGTACATTCTCGATGCCCGTCTGCGCCAGGTGGTGGCGATGGCGCTCGACAGCAGCCGCGACCTGCGGGAAGCGGTTGCCAGCGTGAAATCCGCGCGGGCACAGTATGGCGAAGAGCGTTCTTATCTCTTCCCGACCATTAATGCCGGGCTGAGCGGTACCCGTTCCCGCTCGCTCAGCAGCAACGGCAGCGGGAATCAGACCGCTCTCACTTCCAGCTATGAAGGCGATGCCAGCACCAGCTCGTTCGAGCTGGATCTGTTTGGCAAAAACCAGAGCCTGACGCGCGAGCAGTATGAAACCTGGCTGGGTACCGTCGAAGGGGCGCGCAGCACGCGCCTGACGGTGCTCTACAACACGGTGGATTACTGGCTGACGCTGGCGGCGGACAAAAGCAATCTGGTGATTGCCAAAGAGACCGCCGAAAGCGCGCGGCAATCGATGGAAGTCACCCAGACACAGCTTCGTCATGGCACTGCGTCAATGGTGGATGTCTCTTCCGCCGCCACGACCTACCATTCGGCACTCGCCGATGTGGCGAAATACCAGACCAGCGTGGCGCAGGATAAAAACGCCCTCGATCTGGTGGTTGGGCGAGCCGTGCCGGATAACCTGATCCCGGAAAACATCGATGCAGTGGCAAATGCGTTCAAAGAGATCCCGGCGGGCATCTCGTCCGACGTGCTGCTGAATCGTCCGGATGTGCTGGAAGCCGAGCATAATCTGAAATCGGCCAATGCCAGCATTGGCGCGGCGCGGGCGAATTTCTTCCCGAGTATTTCGCTGACTGCCAGCGGCGGCGCGGCAAGCAGCGATCTGTCGTCGCTGTTTAAACACGGTGCCGGGGTGTGGTCCTTCTCGCCGAGTATTTCGCTGCCCATTTTTACCGGCGGCTATAACATTTCGCAGTTGAACTACACCAAAGCGCAGAAGGAGTACTACGTAGCCGCCTATGAGAAATCGGTGCAGACGGCCTTCCAGGAAGTGGCCGATGCGCTGGCGCGCCGCGGTACGATTAACGATCAACTCACCGCGCAGAAAAATAATACCAAAGCGTCTGAAGAGTATTATCGGCTGGCGGATCTGCGCTACCGCAATGGCGTGGACACCTGGTTGAACGTACTTGATGCCCAGCGCACGTTATACACGGCCAGAACCTCGCTGGTCAGCGTACAGCAGGAGTATTACAACAACCTGATTACACTGTATAAAGTGATGGGCGGCGGCACAGCGCTGAAAGAGAAAACGGCGGAACTGCAACAGTAA
- a CDS encoding efflux RND transporter permease subunit codes for MLAQFFIRRPVFAWVISIVIMLLGIISINNLPIAQYPDVAPPQIRISATYTGASAETLENSVTQVIEQQLTGLDGMLYFSSSSTASTGQVKITVTFQQGTDPDIAQVQVQNKVQQAESRLPEAVTSQGVTVEKAQSDFLLVMALYDKTNKSTSSDVSDYLVSNMEDVLARVNGVGRVQVFGSEYAMRIWMDPNKLAAYSLMPSDVESALENQNTQVSSGQLGAQPASGEQQLVATVRSRSRLQTPEQFRNIVLKTKTDGSVVRLSDVARVEMGSEDYSANVLANGHPAAGIAIQLASGANALSTAERVKNTINEFRSTMPAGYAIDYPLDSTDFVKISIEEVVKTLAEAIALVVVVMFLFLQNLRTTLIPTIAVPVVLLGTFGVLAAFGYSINTLTMFGIVLAIGLLVDDAIVVVENVERVMREEGLPPRQATEKSMKEITAALIGIAMVLSAVFLPMTFFSGSTGVIYRQFSITIVSSMVLSVIIALTLTPALCATLLKPHDHENAGKGFFGWFNRSYEKIQERYHQRVAKVLHGPGRYLVLYSVLLIGCAVMYMRLPTGFLPTEDQGYIMVQYTLAPGATENRTLEVRKQIQNYFQTKEKDNVNVSMLVDGFSFAGSGQNAGVGFISLKNWDLRKGSENSADAIAMRAMMNLSSIRDAQIFVLTPPSVSGLGQSNGFTFELQARGGTDRDTLLKLRNQLLAEAAKDPTLSSVRPNSLPDLPQLQVDVDDVKANSLGVSISDVNDTLSSAIGGTYVNDFSDRGRVKKVYIQGDSAFRSKPEDINSWFVRGTDSDGNSTMVPFSSFASAHWIYGADALSRYNGLSSYEIQGQSAPGSSSGEAMNTMEKLAKALPAGATTYAWSDLSYQERLSGNQAMSLYGISLIVVFLCLAALYESWSVPFSVMMVVPLGVFGSLLAITLRGLENDVYFQVALLTIIGLSAKNAILIVEFAEDNYRRGETLVAAAIHAASTRLRPIIMTSLAFTAGVLPLAISTGAGANSRIAIGTGIIGGTIAATLLAIFLVPLFFVLVRRVFPSIPEDYNAVRETTEKSGE; via the coding sequence ATGCTGGCTCAGTTTTTCATCCGTCGCCCGGTCTTTGCCTGGGTTATCTCGATTGTCATTATGCTGCTTGGCATTATCAGCATTAATAATCTGCCGATTGCGCAGTATCCCGATGTTGCGCCACCGCAGATCAGGATCTCGGCCACCTATACCGGTGCGTCTGCGGAAACCCTGGAAAACAGCGTCACGCAGGTGATTGAACAGCAGTTGACCGGTCTGGACGGCATGCTCTATTTCTCCTCCTCCAGTACTGCGTCCACGGGCCAGGTCAAAATCACCGTTACCTTCCAGCAGGGTACCGACCCGGATATTGCGCAGGTGCAGGTGCAGAACAAAGTCCAGCAGGCGGAAAGCCGCTTACCGGAGGCGGTCACCTCGCAAGGCGTGACCGTGGAGAAAGCGCAAAGCGACTTCCTGCTGGTGATGGCGCTGTATGACAAGACCAACAAAAGTACCTCTTCGGATGTCTCTGACTACCTGGTCAGTAACATGGAAGATGTACTGGCGCGCGTTAATGGCGTGGGCCGCGTGCAGGTATTTGGTTCGGAATATGCGATGCGTATCTGGATGGACCCGAACAAACTGGCTGCTTACTCGCTGATGCCTTCCGATGTGGAAAGCGCGCTGGAAAACCAGAACACCCAGGTCTCATCCGGGCAGTTAGGCGCACAACCGGCCAGCGGCGAGCAGCAACTGGTCGCCACCGTGCGTTCGCGTTCGCGTCTGCAAACGCCGGAACAGTTCCGCAATATTGTGCTGAAAACCAAAACCGATGGCTCCGTTGTCCGCTTAAGCGATGTCGCCCGGGTTGAAATGGGCAGCGAAGATTACAGCGCCAACGTGCTGGCCAACGGCCATCCGGCAGCGGGTATCGCCATTCAGTTGGCTTCCGGCGCGAACGCCTTATCCACCGCAGAACGGGTTAAAAACACCATCAATGAGTTCCGCAGTACTATGCCTGCCGGTTACGCCATTGACTACCCGCTCGACAGCACCGACTTCGTCAAAATTTCCATTGAGGAAGTGGTGAAAACCCTCGCCGAAGCGATCGCCCTGGTGGTGGTGGTGATGTTCCTGTTCCTGCAAAACCTGCGCACCACCTTGATCCCGACGATTGCCGTGCCGGTGGTATTGCTGGGAACCTTCGGCGTACTGGCGGCCTTCGGCTACTCCATCAACACCCTGACGATGTTCGGGATAGTGCTCGCCATCGGCTTGTTGGTCGATGACGCCATCGTGGTGGTGGAAAACGTCGAGCGAGTGATGCGGGAAGAAGGTCTGCCGCCACGGCAAGCGACAGAAAAATCGATGAAGGAGATCACCGCAGCGCTGATCGGTATTGCCATGGTGCTTTCCGCCGTGTTCTTGCCGATGACCTTCTTCAGCGGTTCCACGGGAGTGATTTACCGCCAGTTCTCCATCACCATCGTCTCGTCAATGGTGCTGTCGGTGATCATCGCGTTAACGCTCACCCCTGCCCTGTGCGCCACGCTGCTGAAACCGCACGATCATGAAAATGCCGGTAAAGGTTTCTTCGGCTGGTTCAACCGCAGTTACGAGAAGATACAGGAGCGTTACCACCAGCGCGTGGCGAAAGTCCTGCATGGTCCGGGCCGTTATCTGGTGCTGTATAGCGTGCTGTTAATCGGCTGCGCAGTGATGTATATGCGTCTGCCGACCGGCTTCCTGCCGACCGAAGACCAGGGTTACATCATGGTGCAGTACACGCTGGCGCCAGGTGCTACGGAAAACCGCACCCTCGAAGTGCGTAAGCAGATCCAGAACTACTTCCAGACCAAAGAGAAAGATAACGTCAACGTCAGCATGCTGGTCGATGGCTTCAGCTTTGCGGGCAGTGGGCAGAACGCCGGGGTGGGCTTTATCTCATTGAAAAACTGGGATCTGCGTAAAGGATCAGAGAACAGCGCCGATGCGATCGCGATGCGGGCAATGATGAACCTCTCTTCGATCCGCGATGCGCAGATCTTCGTGCTGACGCCGCCATCGGTAAGCGGCCTCGGCCAGTCGAACGGCTTTACCTTTGAGTTGCAGGCGCGCGGCGGCACCGACCGCGATACGCTGCTGAAACTGCGTAACCAGTTGCTGGCCGAAGCGGCGAAGGATCCGACGCTCTCCAGCGTGCGCCCGAACTCACTGCCGGACTTACCGCAACTGCAGGTCGATGTGGATGACGTGAAAGCAAACTCGTTGGGGGTCTCCATCAGCGATGTCAACGATACCCTCAGTTCGGCCATCGGCGGAACCTATGTGAATGACTTCTCGGATCGTGGACGGGTGAAAAAAGTCTACATCCAGGGGGATTCCGCCTTCCGCAGTAAACCGGAGGATATCAATAGCTGGTTCGTTCGCGGCACCGACAGCGATGGCAACAGCACCATGGTGCCGTTCTCGTCGTTTGCTTCTGCGCACTGGATTTATGGCGCGGATGCGCTCTCCCGCTATAACGGCCTCTCTTCCTACGAGATTCAGGGGCAATCCGCGCCCGGCAGCAGTTCCGGGGAAGCGATGAACACGATGGAAAAACTGGCAAAAGCCCTGCCAGCCGGTGCCACCACCTATGCGTGGAGCGACCTCTCCTACCAGGAACGGCTGTCCGGGAATCAGGCGATGTCGCTGTATGGCATTTCGCTGATTGTTGTCTTCCTCTGCCTGGCGGCGCTGTATGAAAGCTGGTCAGTGCCCTTCTCGGTGATGATGGTGGTTCCGCTCGGGGTATTTGGTTCCCTGTTAGCCATCACGCTGCGCGGGCTGGAGAACGATGTCTACTTCCAGGTGGCGCTGCTGACCATCATCGGCCTGTCGGCGAAGAACGCGATCCTGATCGTGGAATTCGCCGAGGATAACTACCGGCGAGGCGAAACCCTGGTGGCGGCGGCGATTCACGCGGCCAGCACGCGTTTACGCCCGATCATCATGACATCGCTGGCGTTCACCGCCGGTGTACTGCCGCTGGCTATCTCAACCGGGGCGGGCGCTAACAGCCGAATCGCCATCGGGACGGGGATTATCGGGGGGACAATCGCCGCCACCTTGTTGGCCATTTTCCTTGTTCCTCTGTTCTTCGTGCTGGTCAGACGCGTATTCCCTTCCATACCGGAGGATTACAACGCAGTGCGCGAAACGACAGAAAAATCAGGAGAATAA
- a CDS encoding efflux RND transporter periplasmic adaptor subunit: MALKRIMVAVLACLIVACDQKPETNAGAMTTQVGVVTLKAEPVTLFSDLTGRVTGTMVSDVRPQVEGIIKKRLFKEGDDVVAGQVLYEIDPATYQASYDEAVAQLQNAVAIVNSSKLKAERYAALVKENGVSRQDADDAMATYKQNVASVAQYRAAVESAKINLGYTKVRAPISGRIGISSVTPGALVTASQTTALATIRTLDPIYVDLTQSSTQLLKLKKQQLQNSDNTVPVTVTLDDGSQYQHPGKLELTEVSVDESTGSVTLRAVFPNPEHDLLPGMFVRATVSNGVRSEAILAPQQGITRDAKGNGTALVVNKENKVESREVVTDRVIGNKWLIIQGLQSGDRLITEGTSKVQAGMTVKAVEVGATESSDGNGGK; this comes from the coding sequence ATGGCATTGAAAAGAATAATGGTGGCCGTGCTGGCATGTCTGATTGTCGCCTGCGACCAAAAACCGGAAACGAATGCAGGTGCGATGACAACGCAGGTTGGTGTGGTCACGCTGAAGGCCGAACCGGTGACGCTCTTCAGTGACCTGACAGGGCGCGTCACTGGCACCATGGTTTCTGATGTTCGCCCGCAAGTTGAAGGCATCATCAAGAAACGGTTATTTAAAGAAGGAGACGACGTTGTCGCGGGCCAGGTGTTATACGAGATTGACCCGGCAACCTACCAGGCAAGCTACGATGAAGCCGTCGCCCAGTTGCAGAATGCAGTGGCGATTGTTAACAGCAGCAAACTGAAAGCCGAGCGTTATGCCGCGCTGGTGAAAGAGAATGGCGTATCACGTCAGGATGCGGACGACGCCATGGCCACCTACAAGCAAAACGTGGCTTCCGTCGCGCAGTATCGCGCCGCCGTGGAGAGCGCCAAAATCAACCTCGGTTACACCAAAGTCAGAGCGCCGATTTCCGGCCGCATTGGTATTTCCTCCGTTACGCCAGGCGCGCTGGTCACCGCCAGCCAGACCACGGCGCTGGCAACCATCCGCACGCTCGATCCGATTTACGTCGATTTGACGCAATCGAGCACGCAACTGCTGAAACTGAAAAAACAGCAGTTGCAGAACAGCGATAACACGGTTCCCGTTACCGTGACGCTGGATGACGGCAGCCAGTATCAGCATCCTGGTAAACTGGAGCTGACCGAAGTCTCTGTTGATGAATCCACTGGCAGCGTGACGCTGCGCGCCGTCTTCCCGAACCCGGAACACGATTTGCTGCCGGGCATGTTTGTGCGCGCTACCGTCAGCAACGGCGTGCGCAGCGAAGCGATCCTTGCGCCGCAGCAAGGGATCACGCGTGATGCCAAAGGCAACGGCACTGCGCTGGTGGTGAATAAAGAGAATAAAGTGGAAAGCCGCGAGGTGGTTACCGACCGGGTGATCGGCAATAAATGGCTGATAATTCAAGGGCTACAGAGCGGCGATCGGTTAATTACCGAAGGCACCAGCAAAGTGCAGGCGGGGATGACAGTGAAAGCGGTGGAAGTCGGCGCTACCGAATCCAGTGATGGAAACGGAGGGAAGTAA
- the chbG gene encoding chitin disaccharide deacetylase produces MERLLIVNADDFGLSKGQNYGIVESFRHGVVTSTTALVNGAAIAHAAQLSRELPTLAVGMHFVLTLGQPLTSMPGLARQGELGKWIWQMAAADTLPHAEIAEELESQYQRFVALFGREPTHLDSHHHVHMIPQILPIVAQFAAARGLPLRLDRPALLPARDLPAGLRSTAGFSSGFYGEAISDALFLQELDASAARGEDSLEMMCHPAFIDNTIRQSSYCYPRLTELEVLTSLSLKYAIAERGYRLGNFCDLI; encoded by the coding sequence ATGGAACGCTTATTGATTGTTAACGCCGATGATTTTGGTCTCAGCAAAGGGCAAAACTACGGCATTGTCGAGAGCTTTCGTCACGGCGTGGTGACCTCCACGACTGCGCTGGTCAACGGCGCGGCGATTGCGCATGCGGCGCAGTTGAGCCGTGAATTGCCCACTCTTGCGGTAGGTATGCACTTTGTACTGACGCTGGGCCAGCCTTTAACGTCCATGCCCGGCCTTGCCCGCCAGGGCGAATTGGGGAAATGGATCTGGCAGATGGCCGCAGCCGATACGCTACCGCACGCAGAAATCGCCGAAGAACTGGAGAGCCAGTACCAGCGCTTTGTTGCGCTTTTTGGCCGCGAACCGACGCATCTGGACAGCCATCATCATGTGCATATGATCCCGCAGATCTTGCCGATTGTGGCGCAGTTTGCCGCCGCACGCGGGCTGCCACTGCGACTCGATCGCCCGGCACTCTTACCCGCCCGCGATTTGCCGGCTGGGCTTCGCAGTACCGCGGGTTTCAGCAGCGGCTTTTATGGCGAAGCGATTTCTGACGCGCTCTTTTTACAGGAGCTGGATGCCTCAGCCGCACGCGGTGAGGATTCGCTGGAGATGATGTGTCACCCGGCGTTTATCGATAACACCATCCGCCAGAGCAGCTATTGCTACCCGCGTTTAACCGAGCTGGAGGTGTTGACCTCGCTGTCGCTGAAATACGCGATCGCCGAACGTGGCTACCGGCTTGGCAACTTCTGCGATCTGATATAA
- a CDS encoding 6-phospho-beta-glucosidase has product MSQKLKVVTIGGGSSYTPELLEGFIKRYHELPVSELWLVDVEEGQEKLDIIFALCQRMVEKAGVPLKVYKTLNRREALQGADFVTTQLRVGQLKARELDERIPLSHGYLGQETNGAGGLFKGLRTIPVIFDIIKDVEAICPNAWVINFTNPAGMVTEAVYRHTGFKRFIGVCNIPIGMKMFIRDVLNLADSDELAIDLFGLNHMVFIKDVLVNGTSRFAELLDGVASGRLKASTVKNIFDLPFSEGLIRALNLLPCSYLLYYFKQKEMLAIEMGEYYKGGARAQVVQQVEKQLFELYKDPALKEKPKELEQRGGAYYSDAACEVINAIYNDKQAEHYVNIPHHGHIKNIPPEWAVEMTCILGRNGATPHPRVTQFDEKVLGLIHTIKGFEVAASKAALSGEFNDVLLALNLSPLVHSDSDAERLAREMLLAHEKWLPNFADCIGKLKASQQ; this is encoded by the coding sequence ATGAGCCAGAAATTAAAAGTCGTCACCATTGGCGGCGGGAGCAGCTACACCCCGGAATTACTGGAAGGTTTTATTAAGCGCTACCATGAATTACCGGTTTCTGAATTATGGCTGGTCGATGTTGAAGAGGGGCAAGAGAAGCTGGATATTATTTTTGCGCTCTGCCAGCGCATGGTGGAAAAAGCGGGTGTACCGCTGAAAGTCTATAAAACGCTGAACCGCCGGGAAGCATTGCAGGGCGCGGATTTTGTCACCACGCAACTGCGCGTCGGCCAGTTGAAAGCGCGCGAACTCGATGAGCGGATTCCGCTCAGCCACGGTTATCTGGGGCAGGAGACCAACGGCGCGGGCGGTTTGTTTAAAGGGCTGCGCACCATTCCGGTGATTTTCGACATTATTAAAGATGTGGAAGCGATTTGCCCGAACGCGTGGGTTATCAATTTCACCAATCCGGCCGGAATGGTTACCGAAGCCGTTTATCGCCATACCGGTTTTAAGCGTTTTATTGGCGTCTGCAATATTCCCATCGGCATGAAAATGTTTATCCGCGATGTGCTGAACCTTGCCGACAGCGACGAACTGGCGATCGATCTGTTTGGCCTCAACCATATGGTGTTTATCAAAGATGTGCTGGTCAACGGCACGTCGCGCTTTGCCGAACTGCTTGACGGCGTCGCGTCCGGCAGGCTGAAAGCCTCGACGGTGAAGAACATTTTCGACCTGCCGTTTAGCGAAGGGTTAATTCGCGCGCTCAACCTGCTGCCCTGCTCTTACCTGCTCTACTACTTCAAGCAGAAAGAGATGCTGGCAATTGAAATGGGTGAATATTACAAAGGCGGCGCGCGGGCGCAGGTGGTGCAGCAGGTTGAGAAGCAACTGTTTGAGCTTTATAAAGATCCGGCGCTCAAAGAGAAGCCGAAGGAGCTGGAACAGCGCGGCGGTGCGTACTACTCCGATGCCGCCTGTGAAGTGATCAACGCCATCTATAACGATAAGCAGGCCGAACACTATGTGAACATCCCGCATCACGGGCACATAAAAAATATCCCGCCGGAGTGGGCGGTCGAGATGACCTGCATTCTTGGGCGCAACGGCGCGACGCCCCATCCGCGCGTGACGCAGTTTGACGAAAAAGTGCTTGGGCTGATTCACACCATTAAAGGTTTCGAGGTGGCAGCCAGCAAGGCGGCACTGAGCGGTGAGTTTAACGATGTGCTGCTGGCGCTCAATCTCAGCCCGCTGGTGCATTCAGATAGCGATGCGGAACGGCTGGCGCGAGAAATGCTGCTGGCGCATGAAAAGTGGCTGCCCAACTTTGCTGACTGCATCGGCAAGCTGAAAGCGTCGCAGCAGTAA
- the chbR gene encoding transcriptional regulator ChbR, whose protein sequence is MQPQINTQGIKTVREQQLFNGKNFHVFIYNKTESASGLHQHDYYEFTLVLTGRYYQVINGKRVLLERGDFVFIPLGSHHQSFYAFGATRILNVGISKPFFEQHYLALLPFCFVASQAYRTSNAFMAYVETVIASLNFRENGLDEFIETVTFYVINRLRHYREEPVMDDVPQWLKSAVETMHDKTQFGENALENMIQLAGKSQEYLTRATRRYYRKTPMQIINEIRIDFAKKQLEMTNYSVTDIAWEAGYSSPSLFIKTFKKMTSFTPNNYRKRLTEINQ, encoded by the coding sequence ATGCAGCCACAGATCAACACGCAGGGAATTAAAACGGTTCGCGAGCAGCAGCTCTTCAACGGTAAAAATTTCCACGTGTTTATCTACAACAAAACCGAGAGCGCGAGCGGGTTGCATCAGCATGATTACTATGAATTTACGCTGGTTCTCACCGGCCGTTACTATCAGGTGATCAACGGGAAACGCGTGCTGCTGGAGCGCGGCGATTTTGTGTTTATCCCGCTCGGCTCGCACCATCAGAGTTTTTACGCGTTCGGCGCGACGCGCATTCTGAATGTCGGTATCAGCAAGCCGTTCTTTGAACAGCACTATCTGGCGCTGCTGCCCTTCTGCTTTGTCGCTTCGCAGGCCTATCGCACCAGCAATGCTTTTATGGCCTATGTCGAAACGGTTATCGCCTCGCTGAATTTTCGCGAAAACGGGCTGGATGAGTTTATCGAAACCGTCACGTTCTACGTGATTAACCGGCTGCGCCACTACCGGGAAGAGCCGGTCATGGATGACGTTCCGCAATGGCTGAAAAGCGCCGTCGAAACGATGCACGATAAAACGCAGTTTGGCGAAAATGCGCTGGAAAACATGATCCAGTTGGCGGGCAAATCCCAGGAATATTTAACCCGCGCCACCCGCCGCTATTACCGCAAAACACCGATGCAGATTATTAATGAAATCCGCATCGATTTTGCGAAAAAGCAGTTGGAAATGACCAACTATTCGGTGACGGATATTGCCTGGGAAGCCGGCTACAGCAGCCCCAGCTTATTTATTAAAACGTTCAAAAAAATGACCTCATTTACGCCCAATAACTATCGCAAGCGATTAACGGAAATCAATCAATAA